A region of Flavobacterium album DNA encodes the following proteins:
- a CDS encoding SufE family protein, which produces MKIKEIQDEIIDEFSMFDEWDERYQYVIDLGKTLPLIDEGYKTDENIIKGCQSKVWLHGEQKDGKIVFTADSDAILTKGIIAILIRVFSNQKPADILEADTAFIDEIGLKEHLSPTRANGLVSMIKQIKMYALAFSAKN; this is translated from the coding sequence ATGAAGATTAAAGAGATACAGGACGAAATCATTGACGAGTTCTCAATGTTTGATGAGTGGGACGAGCGCTACCAGTACGTTATCGACTTGGGCAAAACGCTTCCGCTTATTGATGAAGGATACAAGACCGACGAGAATATTATAAAAGGCTGCCAAAGCAAAGTATGGCTGCACGGCGAGCAGAAGGATGGCAAGATAGTTTTTACCGCCGACAGCGATGCCATACTGACCAAGGGAATTATCGCGATACTTATCCGCGTATTCTCTAACCAAAAGCCCGCTGACATACTGGAAGCCGATACTGCATTTATTGACGAGATAGGTCTGAAGGAGCACCTTTCGCCCACACGCGCCAACGGACTGGTATCAATGATAAAACAAATTAAAATGTATGCACTGGCCTTTAGCGCCAAAAATTAA
- a CDS encoding SUF system Fe-S cluster assembly protein — protein MEQEIDTAQLGEEIVKVLKGIYDPEIPVDIYELGLIYDVMVNTDNEVKILMTLTSPNCPVAESLPLEVEEKIKKIEGVTAAEVEITFDPPWSRDLMSEEAKLELGML, from the coding sequence ATGGAACAGGAAATAGACACCGCACAACTGGGCGAAGAGATAGTAAAGGTTTTAAAAGGCATTTATGACCCGGAGATACCCGTAGACATTTATGAGCTCGGGCTGATATATGACGTTATGGTAAACACCGACAACGAAGTAAAGATACTGATGACGCTTACTTCGCCGAACTGCCCCGTAGCAGAGAGCCTGCCATTGGAAGTAGAGGAGAAGATAAAGAAGATAGAAGGCGTTACCGCTGCCGAGGTGGAGATCACTTTCGATCCGCCATGGAGCCGCGACCTTATGAGCGAAGAAGCCAAGCTGGAATTGGGGATGTTGTAG
- a CDS encoding DUF2480 family protein, producing MKPETNLEEQEIINRVAGSVLQVFDLEDYYPEGERVALDISGWLWEGFVLREKEFREALKNHDWQQYNGKFIALHCSTDAIVPAWAYMLVTVYLQPFAKKIVQGKAENINVLVYQEILDGLDYTEYTGKPVIIKGCSRKPVPQEAYVLAAQKLMPYAKSIMFGEACSSVPLYKKK from the coding sequence ATGAAACCTGAAACTAATTTAGAAGAACAGGAAATAATAAACCGCGTTGCCGGCAGTGTCCTCCAGGTATTCGACCTTGAAGATTACTATCCCGAAGGGGAAAGGGTGGCGCTTGATATATCCGGCTGGCTTTGGGAAGGCTTTGTATTGCGTGAAAAGGAATTCCGCGAAGCGCTGAAAAACCACGACTGGCAGCAGTACAACGGGAAATTCATAGCCCTCCATTGCAGCACCGATGCTATTGTACCTGCCTGGGCCTATATGTTGGTAACAGTATACCTGCAGCCTTTTGCAAAGAAGATAGTGCAGGGAAAAGCCGAAAATATCAATGTGCTGGTGTACCAGGAAATTCTTGACGGGCTGGATTATACTGAATATACCGGTAAGCCTGTCATAATAAAAGGATGCTCACGCAAACCCGTGCCGCAGGAAGCCTATGTATTAGCGGCACAAAAATTGATGCCTTATGCCAAAAGCATCATGTTTGGCGAGGCCTGTTCATCAGTACCGCTTTACAAGAAGAAATAA
- a CDS encoding DUF3078 domain-containing protein, which yields MKKIVFGLLSMAWAITANAQEDAAPANIDNDTIGPWTKKGNATLLFNQSTFDNWLSGGENNISGIVGVNYDFNYKKDDWTWDNKVIASYGIVKTRTSSFAKKTDDRFEFNSVVGKKASEHWSYSAFARFKTQFAKGYVYDRTTEGVETRQEYTNFLSPAFLFVGPGMLYKKDDNLKINLSPATSKFIFVDKAYTVPDEGYFGVKEGESMRYELGFNASMYYKLDIVANVTFENILNLYSNYLEDPQNVDIDYQLNIVMRINRYLTTNLSFQTIYDDNAFQGFQLRQVFGVAANYGF from the coding sequence ATGAAGAAAATCGTATTCGGACTGCTTTCTATGGCATGGGCCATAACCGCTAACGCGCAGGAAGATGCCGCGCCTGCAAACATTGATAATGATACTATAGGGCCGTGGACCAAAAAGGGTAATGCCACACTCCTTTTCAACCAGTCAACGTTTGATAACTGGCTGTCCGGAGGTGAGAACAATATCTCGGGCATTGTTGGAGTGAACTATGACTTTAATTATAAAAAAGACGACTGGACTTGGGATAACAAAGTGATTGCTTCCTATGGTATTGTAAAGACCCGCACCAGCTCTTTTGCAAAAAAGACCGACGACCGCTTCGAATTCAACTCTGTTGTTGGAAAAAAGGCAAGTGAGCACTGGTCGTATTCTGCATTTGCACGTTTCAAGACCCAGTTTGCAAAGGGTTATGTGTATGACAGGACTACAGAAGGTGTGGAAACGCGGCAGGAGTATACCAATTTCCTTTCGCCTGCCTTCCTGTTCGTAGGCCCCGGTATGCTGTACAAAAAGGATGATAACCTGAAAATCAACCTGTCGCCCGCCACTTCAAAATTTATTTTTGTAGATAAAGCCTACACTGTGCCGGATGAAGGTTATTTCGGCGTAAAGGAAGGCGAGTCCATGCGTTACGAACTCGGTTTCAATGCTTCCATGTACTATAAACTGGATATTGTTGCCAATGTAACGTTTGAAAATATACTCAACCTGTATTCCAACTACCTCGAAGATCCCCAAAATGTGGATATCGACTACCAGCTGAATATCGTGATGCGCATCAACCGCTACCTGACCACCAACCTTTCGTTCCAGACCATCTATGACGATAATGCCTTCCAGGGCTTCCAGTTAAGGCAGGTATTTGGCGTTGCCGCGAACTACGGTTTTTAA